The DNA segment AAATGTGCAGTTGTGAATTCTAAATGTGCAGTTGTAAATTCTAAATGTGCAGTTGTAAATTCTAAATGTGCAGTTGTGAATACAAAATTTGCAGTTGTGAATACAAAATTTGCAGTTGTGAATTCAAAATTTGCAGTTGTGAATTCAAAACGTGCAGTCGTGAATTCAAAATTTGCAGTTGTGAATTCAAAATTTGCTGTTGTAAATTCTAAATGTGCAGTTGTGAATTCTAAATGTGCAGTTGTGAATTCAAAACGTGCAGTTGTGAATTCAAAATTTGCAGTTGTGAATTCAAAACGTGCAGTCGTGAATTCAAAATTTGCTGTTGTAAACTCTAAACGTGCAGTTGTGAATTCAAAACGTGCAGTTGTGAATTCAAAATTTGCAGTTGTGAATTCAAAATTTGCAGTTGGGAATTCAAAACGTGCAGTCGTGAATTCAAAATTTGCAGTTGTGAATTCAAAACGTGCAGTCGTGAATTCAAAATTTGCTGTTGTAAATTCAAAACATGCAGTTGTGAAAACGTGCAGTTGTGAATACAAAATTTGCAGTTGTGAATTCAAAGTTTGCAGTTGTGAATTCAAAATTTGCGGTTGTAAATTCTAAATGTGCAGTTGTGAATTCAAAACGTGCAGTTGTGAATACAAAATTTGCAGTTGTGAATTCAAAATTTGCAGTCGTGAATTCAAAATTTGCTGTTGTGAATTCAAAATTTACTGTTGTAAATTCAAAATTTGCTGTTGTGAATTTAAAATTTGCAGTTGTAAATTCAAAATTTGCGGTTGTGAATTCAAAATTTGCAGTTGTAAATCCAAAATTTACAGTTGTAAATCCAGATTTGTGCAGTTGTGAATTTGTACTTTAGTTTGAATTTTAAGGACTagggtgttctcttgcttgaggatacactcgggcacactattctagcttagttctcttcctcttgctttgttaaagctttaatggtttatatagaaaatatctatcttaatattgttactgttcttgaaatattttatttccgttttcttttcctcactgagctattttccctgttgaagccccttgggcttatagcatcctgcttttccaaccagggtcgtagcttgattaataataataataat comes from the Palaemon carinicauda isolate YSFRI2023 chromosome 16, ASM3689809v2, whole genome shotgun sequence genome and includes:
- the LOC137655904 gene encoding uncharacterized protein; this encodes MTNFEFTTARFEFTTANFEFTTARFEFPTANFEFTTANFEFTTARFEFTTARLEFTTANFEFTTARFEFTTANFEFTTARFEFTTAHLEFTTAHLEFTTANFEFTTANFEFTTARFEFTTANFEFTTANFVFTTANFVFTTAHLEFTTAHLEFTTAHLEFTTAHLEFTTANFEFTTANFEYTIANFEFTTANFEYTIANFEFTTAHLEFTTAKFEFTTAYLEFTTAYFEFTTANFEFTTAHFECTTAC